From Gadus macrocephalus chromosome 16, ASM3116895v1:
TGCCTGAAGGATTGGCCTTTCATTTAGAGCCCTCCTTGGGTTCATTTGGGTCttactgggggtggggggggtcagtcGGGGGGCTCACCAGTTGCGTGACGCTGACCACCTGAGCCATGTTGTACAGTGTGTTCTCGCTGGACTCTTTCAGCATGACGAAGctggaggccacgccccccaggTGCCAGAAGGGCTCCATGCCCGGGGCGACGTGGCCGTAGCTGTCTGTGGGTCACAGGTCACATGGGTCAGTGGTCACATGACCCGTGACATCAGTCATTATGTATTCATAGAACACAGTCAGAGGTTATGGATTCTGGACTGAAGCAAACTACTACATATTTGGATTATCGTCAAAGCTCTGtctgagaggtgtgtgtgtatataaggaTGATCGTGATACAGAATCATTTTACAAAGTCAAAATAAGGCCTTTGTTTCAGTGTTTGGCACACGTTATATCCATCTCTATATATCACTCTATCCATTTATCTATATCTCTGTCTTTCCatctatatctatacatctatcttGACCCATCTCTATATCATCTCTATATCATCATACTCAGATGGAACGATGGTACAATACCTGGCAGGTTATGTCCCGACAACAGATTCTGACTCGTGTTGTACTGGTTGTACAAGGCCTCCTCTTGAGCCTGGGTGTTGATTTCTGATTTGCCCTCATACGAAGTGGTGACCTGGGGGGGGCCCCCAGCAGGGCCCCCGGGGAACACCACCTCCGCCGTGCACGTCTCTTTGGTCTAGAAGACAAACACAAGGCCGGGTTGTAGAGGGATGACAAGCGAGGGACTTTGAAAACGGTTCTGATGGTCCACTGCCTCTATTCACACACGGCAGCAGTGCTGCTGTAGATACTGTAATATACTCCTACAGTGGTACCCGGTATTGAACTGTTCCTTAGAGAAGGTTTGGGAGCAGGTAAAGGTGGTATACAATAACAAGTCATTGACGAGGCCAAATTAAACTGTCCGATGCCCAGACTCCAGGATCGTTATTATTAGTAAGGGAAGAACGTTGAGTTTGATTCAAAGACATTGTACCGTAGATCATTTCAAACATAACGCTGACTACTGGCCTATTCTATTCCCCAGTGTGTTTCCATTGCAACACTCGTGGAGACTATGAATCACAGGGTCTTACGCCACTGATTTGGTCCTGCAGGGTGACCTCCAGGCTGTACTTCCTCCCCGAATCCCCCAGCGCCTGCAACACAAAACCAGGCGTTACTAATGCTGTAGTATTGGGTATTGGGTATCAGCGAGTCAATGAGCCGATGCATCACATGACAACGTGCGGTGTAATGCTGTGGTCTTTAACGCTCGGAGGTGGAAACACGCACGCCATCTCCGACCTACGTGTGTTTGCGCTACCAAGTCAGGAAAACATTTAAGCTCATGCATAactacaagaatacaaatgGATTTTAATAATTGTAAATGATCTAGTTCTCAAAATCCAATTTGCAGACAGTAAGTGAATGACGTATACATCGCTGTCATcttaagagaacccttcaataagaacgAGTGCTGTTAGTAGTGACTATGCTAGAGGCTGTATCTGTATatactcggtatcggccgatactcaagTTCAGAAATCCGAATTGGTGTCGGGAAGGACAAAATGGTTTCGGAACATCTCTAGTTTTAATCCCTGCCCACCTCTAGACCTGGTTCAGAAGAGCCAGGTTAAACCCCGAATACCTCTGCAGGTGTTGGGTTAAACCCTACCTACCTACATCTGGTGTTGTGTTagaccctacctacctacctctggtgttgggttagaccctacctacctacctctggtgttgggttagaccctacctacctacctctggtgttgggttagaccctacctacctacatctggtgttgggttagaccctacctacctctggtgttgggttagaccctacctacctctggtgttgggttagaccctacctacctctggtggtgggttagaccctacctacctctggtgttgggttagaccctacctacctacctctggtgttgggttagaccctacctacctacccctgGTGTCGGGTTagaccctacctacctacccctgGTGTCGGGTTAGACCCTACCTACCTCTGGTGTCGGGTTagaccctacctacctacccctgGTGTCGGGTTAGACCCTACCTACCCCTGGTGTCGGGTTAGACCCTACCTACCTCTGGTGTTGGGTTAGACCCTACCTACCTCTGGTGTTGGGTTagaccctacctacctacctctggtGTTGGGTTAGACCCTACCTACCTCTGGTGTCGGGTTAGACCCTACCTACCCCTGGTGTTGTGTTagaccctacctacctacctctggtGGTGGGTTGgaccctacctacctacctctggtgttgggttagaccctacctacctctggtgttgggttagaccctacctacctacctctggtGTTGGGTTAGACCCTACCTACCTCTGGTGGTGGGTTGgaccctacctacctacctctggtgttgggttagaccctacctacctacctctggtgttgggttagaccctacctacctctggtgttgggttagaccctacctacctacctctggtgttgggttagaccctacctacctacctctggtgttgggttagaccctacctacctctggtgttgggttagaccctacctacctctggtgttgggttagaccctacctacctacccctgGTGTCGAGTTAGACCCTACCTACCTCTGGTGTTGGGTTAGACCCTACCTACCTCTGGTGTTGGGTTAGACCCTACCTACCTCTGGTGTTGGGTTAGACCCTACCTACCTCTGGTGTCGGGTTagaccctacctacctacctctggtgttgggttagaccctacctacctacctctggtgtcgggttagaccctacctacctacctctggtgttgggttagaccctacctacctctggtgttgggttagaccctacctacctacctctggtgttgggttagaccctacctacctacctacctctggtgttgggttagaccctacctacctacctctggtgttgggttagaccctacctacctctggtgttgggttagaccctacctacctacctctggtgtcgggttagaccctacctacctctggtgtcgggttagaccctacctacctacctctggtgtcgggttagaccctacctacctacctctggtGTCGGGTTAGACCCTACCTACCTCGGCGGTGGCTTTGTGGACTTGTCTCAGCGCCCCCCACCAGTAGGGGGAGCCGTAGCGGGTGTTGAGATGGTGCAAGACCACCTGGGCCGCCCTCCTGGCCGGGTAGTGGTTTGGGTTCAGCTCCCCGGTCAACATCACGTCCACGTCTAGagccacctgctgctgctgctgctgctgctgctgctgctgctgttttggtaggggggggggggggggggtgcaaaggAGGAAGGGGATAATGGAAAGGATCGGTCAGGAGCTAGGAGCCGGCGTTTGCAGGCGGAGAGAGTGAGGCAgagtgaggggaaggggggaaggaggagaggtttCCTGGAGGGACTTTGACCGCGGGGTGTGCCCTGGGAGGCTGGTAGTTCTGGTCTAACGTTGGACAGGGAGTGGTCTCTGTGGGCGGAGACACTAAGAGAAGAATGTGTTGACTAGACAGAACAAACATACAGTAGTGTTAGTAGAGTAGAGCAGCTTGCCTATGGATGAGGTGGGGACACTGTTTCTCATGCCCTGCACGAGAAAGACTTGACTTCCTGCTTGGGTCGTTCTCTTCAGGGACCgcccccttttcttttaaagaGACAGGCTTCTGCAAATCGTACAGGTTGCATTTCAGACGTTCTGCTTGCAATCATTCTCTGTACCCTCTTCCATTAGACTTATGTTGAAGAAGAAACGCCCTTAAAAGAAACGCCCATAGCTTATCATCCACATACCATATTCATTAACTGATTTTGTTTCACCAATTCCCTCAGAATCAGCCCCAAACTGGATCTAGTCTGACCTTGATGAACTAGATCATACTGGATCTAGTCTGACTGCCTGATGAACTAGATCAAACTGGATCTAGTCTGACCCTGATGAACTAGATCAAACTGGATCTAGTGTGAGTCTGCCTGATGAACTAGATCTAGTCTGACTCTTTACCTGACAAACTAGATCAAACTGGATCTAGTCTGACTCTGCCTGATGAACGAGATCAAACTGGATCTAGTCTGACTCTCTGCCTGATGAACTAGATCAAACTGGATCTAGTCTGACTCTGCCTGATGAACTAGATCAAACTGGATCTAGTCTGACTCTCTGCCTGATGAACTAGATCAAACTGGATCTAGTCTGACTCTGCCTGATGAACTAGATCAAACTGGATCTAGTCTGACTCTCTGCCTGATGAACTAGATCATCTGGATCTCCCCGCGGCCCCAACGCTGAGCGTTCCTCCGTGTGTCTCCAGGTTCGACTTCACCCATAAGAAGCAGTCCGGGGGCTCGGGGCAGTACGGGAAGGTGATCGGGGTCCTGGAGCCCCTGGACGCAGAGGCCTCCACCAAGGTGGAGTTTGAGGACCAGACCGTGGGGACCAACGTCCCCAAGCAGTTTGTCCCCGCCGTGGAGAAGGTACGTGGGAGGAACAGCTCAGACGTTTAGGAGTCCAGCGGAGGAGGCATCTGGACCTTCTGGTTGCATCGCCTTCTGAGCTGTCGAACTGGTTCTTATCCTAGCTGCCTCTGtggtgtacggggaatgggttaactagCGATTTTTGTGTGCttgccacttggttctatgaacatccttactgtaccgacagcgatatattgtctctttcttcggacaaatgtacttattgtaagtcgctttggataaaagcgtctgctaaatgccctagatGTAATTGTTATTCTAATTCTGACTCTGCTTTGGGTGGTAGACTAGCAGGAGAAACCTTATAAACCCGGTAAACTTTGTAGACCCGTAGAACTGCAGCACTTCATAGACCGAACGTCACTCCAAATAGTTAACGTGATCATAATCGGTCCTCTTGAGAAGTTAAGACCCGATGGAGACGAAGAATACCGGACTAAATCATGATTCCAAATGGGAGCCAGACTTCATTAGGACCTCGACCGTAGGAGCCAATCACGGGCCAGACGTTGGGTGAACCGTGACACGATTGGACGGCGAGCCGTGTGTTCACCAgggccctcctctctgtcctcaggGCTTCAGGGAGGCCTGCGAGAAGGGGCCCCTGAGCGGACACAAGATCTCGGGGGTCCGCTTCGTCCTGGAGGACGGGGCCAACCACATGGTGGACTCCAACGAGATCTCCTTCATCCGCGCCGGCGAGGGCGCGCTCAAGCAAGGTGAggctgccgctgccgccgctcGGGTCCCGGCCTCCTCATTGGCTCGTTGTCTTCAGGCCCGGTAGTCCAGGGGTTAGGGTGGTTCGACTCCCAGAACCAGTgggccagattgggcgggaaatctgtcccaatctggcaacactgcccagACCCTCCTGGAAGGTTCTTGGCAGGGTTCTGGGACTTCCAGAACCCGATCTGGTCCTCCTTGTGCAGGACGTCTCACCCCACTTCCTGCTCAATAACGGATTCTAAACAAACTAAAACGCCCAGTCTGTTTTGGATCAGAGTGTCTGCTGCTCAACGACTTTCTGTTGATGGTAAACGGTGTGATGGGGGGATTCATtgatcctctcccccccccgcgtGGCGGTCTCAGCCATGGAGAAGGCCAACACGGCCATCCTGGAGCCCATCATGTCGGTGGAGATCGTGGCCCCCGAGGAGTTCCAGGGGCAGGTCATCGCCGGGGTCAACCGACGCCACGGCGTCATCACCGGGCAGGACGGCGCCGAGGGATACTTCACGCTGTACGCCGACGTGAGTGGTCTGACGCACGGCCGGACGAGCTTCACACCGTGGTGGCTCAGGGGGTGGAGCGGGTCggttggtaaccggaaggttgctggttcgatccccggctcctcctagctgagtgtcgaggcgtccctgagcgagacgcctccccctgactgctcctgaccagctggctgtcgccctgcgtggccgactccgccgtcggtgtgtgaatgtgtgaatgaatatttgcaagtccctttggataaaagcgtctgctaaatcccctaaatgtaaatcagCCTTCCATGGTATTCACAGCACTTTGTGTATTTATTAactcccctttccccccctcaggTTCCTCTCAACGACATGTTCGGCTACGCCACAGAGCTGCGATCCTGCACAGAGGTATGGAACCTCTTTCACTAAACAGCCTCCTTAATGGAACCTCTTTCACTAAACAGCCTCCTTAATGGAACCTCTTTCACTAAACAGCCTCCTTAATGGAACCTCTTTCACTAAACGGTCTCCTTATTGGAACCTCTTTCACTAAACAGCCTCCTTAATGGAACCTCTTTCACTAAACAGCCTCCTTAATGGAACCTCATTCACTAAACGGTCTCCTTATTGGAACCTCTTTCACTAAACGGTCTCCTTATTGGAACCTCTTTCACTAAACAGCCTCCTTAATGGAACCTCTTTCACTAAACGGTCTCCTTATTGGAACCTCTTTCACTAAACGGTCTCCTTATTGGAACCTCTTTCACTAAACAGCCTCCTTAATGGAACCTCTTTCACTAAACGGTCTCCTTATTGGAACCTCTTTCACTAAACTGTCTCTTTATTGGAACCTCATTCACTAAACGGTCTCCTTATTGGAACCTCTTTCACTAAACGGTCTCCTTATTGGAACCTCTTTCACTAAACGGTCTCCTTATTGGAACCTCTTTCACTAAACGGTCTCCTTATTGGAACCTCTTTCACTAAACGGTCTCCTTATTGGAACCTCTTTCCCTAAACAGCCTCCTTATTGGAACCTCATTCACGAAACGGTCTCCTTATTGGAACCTCTTTCACTAAACGGTCTCCTTATTGGAACCTCTTTCACTAAACGGTCTCCTTATTGGAACCTCTTTCACTAAACGGTCTCCTTATTGGAACCTCTTTCCCTAAACAGCCTCCTTATTGGATCCACTTTCACTAAACAGCCTCCTCTGAGCTTCAGCGTGGGAGGATCCCGTCATTCGGTTGTGTAAACGCTCGTACTGGCGTTCCGGCAGCCAATGTGTTTTGTTCTGCTCCTCCAGGGGAAAGGAGAGTACACCATGGACTACAACCGATACCAGCCCTGCCTGCCGGCCACGCAGGAGGAGCTGGTCCATAAATACCTGGAGAGCACGGGCCAGCTCCCCGTCAAGAAGAAGACATGGAAGAACTGAGCGGGAGCTCGACTGCGTGGTTACTAGACACCGGACTCTGACAccacctgtctcaccccccctTAACCAACCCACCCAACGCACCCTCCCCTTAACCAGCCCTTCACCAGCCCTTCAacaccctcccttcctcctgctcccccacgGCTTTGACTCGGATGAGTCACTCACATTGTACATATTTCATCAGTTACTTTGTCGTTCTCCTCCCTCCCGTTTTTCTTTGTAGCAGAGCGGTTGGTTAGTTAACGGTTAGTTACCTGGTCTGGCGTCCGACGGGACGGTGGACGTGAATATTTGAAGCCGAGCGTCTGATCGGACCGTGCAGCGGCAGGTTGTGTACTATGTACAGAATGTTCTTGAGAAGGAGTGGATaccaaaataaaaccttttaCGTTGTCCTCCTCAGTGCTGGTTTGTACAACTGTATCCGTTTAGAGATTAGATACGATTTAACAGCGTCTATCAAACACGTCGTCGGTAACGCATTCAAATACctaaaaacaaacactgttTAACTCCTCCGTACGAAGGCTCTCTTACCTCCGTGTGGATGGGTATGCTGATGTTCTGGTCGGCCCCCGAGTCCACCCTTACTGGTTCAGACGGTACTGGTACAGACGGTACTGGTTCTAGTATTACTGGTGGTGGCGTGACGGTCCCCAGAGGAGCCCCCCGGACAGCAGACAGCAGAACAACAACCCACAGGACCCTCATGAGGGCAGGAGACATGGCGgccgtggaggaggagagtgaggctGCTGCTCGGTGTGGAGTTATACAAGAGGAGGGAcgggggcggagggggaggctgTCCAGACCCTGCTGTCCTCCTGGCACAGAGACCAAAGCTATCTAAACAAACGGCTCCTCTCACTCGAACGGGAGGCGAGTTGACGCTGATAGTGCTGAACGTTTTCTGCAAAGGGAAAAACAAGTTTGAAACTTTTCCACTGCGGCTGTGACAGACGGGAAGTGAGGAACACAGATTGTAGGGCTCGTGGGCTGCGACGGCCCTGGGAGAACACACGACTGGAGCACTTGTTTTTAGTGGAATTTTAAGGTTTTGGTAACTTTTCTCCAAACCAAACCCTGGAGAGATGTGTGAGGCaattcttaaaaaaaagaaaaaatcgtt
This genomic window contains:
- the lxn gene encoding latexin isoform X5, translating into MSPALMRVLWVVVLLSAVRGAPLGTVTPPPVILEPVPSVPVPSEPVRVDSGADQNISIPIHTEQQQQQQQVALDVDVMLTGELNPNHYPARRAAQVVLHHLNTRYGSPYWWGALRQVHKATAEALGDSGRKYSLEVTLQDQISGTKETCTAEVVFPGGPAGGPPQVTTSYEGKSEINTQAQEEALYNQYNTSQNLLSGHNLPDSYGHVAPGMEPFWHLGGVASSFVMLKESSENTLYNMAQVVSVTQLATENNQLRFNYDVLLHEMVSQEIIHWKLLASWSPQEGVKASQMELLPKCHHCEPPQEH
- the lxn gene encoding latexin isoform X2; this translates as MSPALMRVLWVVVLLSAVRGAPLGTVTPPPVILEPVPSVPVPSEPVRVDSGADQNISIPIHTEQQQQQQQQQQVALDVDVMLTGELNPNHYPARRAAQVVLHHLNTRYGSPYWWGALRQVHKATAEALGDSGRKYSLEVTLQDQISGTKETCTAEVVFPGGPAGGPPQVTTSYEGKSEINTQAQEEALYNQYNTSQNLLSGHNLPDSYGHVAPGMEPFWHLGGVASSFVMLKESSENTLYNMAQVVSVTQLATENNQLRFNYDVLLHEMVSQEIIHWKLLASWSPQEGVKASQMELLPKCHHCEPPQEH
- the lxn gene encoding latexin isoform X4, which codes for MSPALMRVLWVVVLLSAVRGAPLGTVTPPPVILEPVPSVPVPSEPVRVDSGADQNISIPIHTEQQQQQQQQVALDVDVMLTGELNPNHYPARRAAQVVLHHLNTRYGSPYWWGALRQVHKATAEALGDSGRKYSLEVTLQDQISGTKETCTAEVVFPGGPAGGPPQVTTSYEGKSEINTQAQEEALYNQYNTSQNLLSGHNLPDSYGHVAPGMEPFWHLGGVASSFVMLKESSENTLYNMAQVVSVTQLATENNQLRFNYDVLLHEMVSQEIIHWKLLASWSPQEGVKASQMELLPKCHHCEPPQEH
- the lxn gene encoding latexin isoform X1, with the protein product MSPALMRVLWVVVLLSAVRGAPLGTVTPPPVILEPVPSVPVPSEPVRVDSGADQNISIPIHTEQQQQQQQQQQQVALDVDVMLTGELNPNHYPARRAAQVVLHHLNTRYGSPYWWGALRQVHKATAEALGDSGRKYSLEVTLQDQISGTKETCTAEVVFPGGPAGGPPQVTTSYEGKSEINTQAQEEALYNQYNTSQNLLSGHNLPDSYGHVAPGMEPFWHLGGVASSFVMLKESSENTLYNMAQVVSVTQLATENNQLRFNYDVLLHEMVSQEIIHWKLLASWSPQEGVKASQMELLPKCHHCEPPQEH
- the lxn gene encoding latexin isoform X3, encoding MSPALMRVLWVVVLLSAVRGAPLGTVTPPPVILEPVPSVPVPSEPVRVDSGADQNISIPIHTEQQQQQQQQQVALDVDVMLTGELNPNHYPARRAAQVVLHHLNTRYGSPYWWGALRQVHKATAEALGDSGRKYSLEVTLQDQISGTKETCTAEVVFPGGPAGGPPQVTTSYEGKSEINTQAQEEALYNQYNTSQNLLSGHNLPDSYGHVAPGMEPFWHLGGVASSFVMLKESSENTLYNMAQVVSVTQLATENNQLRFNYDVLLHEMVSQEIIHWKLLASWSPQEGVKASQMELLPKCHHCEPPQEH